In Hermetia illucens chromosome 1, iHerIll2.2.curated.20191125, whole genome shotgun sequence, one genomic interval encodes:
- the LOC119661764 gene encoding ribosome biogenesis protein BOP1 homolog: MTGKLKGAKRKASEIIDEKKRPPNKAEEVSEESENENNLLNGVNNEENDTTDDEGVDELFTSDDDDELSFVSDEEGNYEHVGNISDESGEGSGSEVDSLEEGEEEESDGEDADSESEEAEEESDGNDNEESQREEKVVQNLKNIKISKQNKKKEAAGPSEAPAVDKVVARPDKSAASTSSGFQEYGEDDPDTSDEEDIRNTVGNIPMHWYDEYKHIGYDWEAKKIIKPAQGDQIDDFLKKIEDPNFWRTVKDPQTGQQVVLSEADIDVIKRINTGRVPDGSYNQYEPWIEWFTSEVEKMPIKNIPTHKRSFLPSQSDKKMVSRMVHALKMGWMKTARELKEEKKKGSGPSFYMMWETDTGREDIRRIHDHVAAPKRDLPGHAESYNPPPEYLFDDKEMKEWEKMKDEPHKRKLHFLPQKYSSLREVPAYSRYARERFLRCLDLYLCPRAKRMKLNIDAEYLIPKLPSPRDLQPFPIVQSLVYEGHTDIVRSISVEPKGEYLVSGSDDMTVKIWEIATARCIRTIHTGDIVRCVAWCPNSKLSIIAVASGNRVLLINSKVGDSLLVKKTDDLLAEAPPNDMLESDRIKTAVQWETPKKQEYELGVRIVITHFKPVRQVTWHGRGDYLATVMPEGANRSALIHQLSKRRTQIPFSKSKGLIQCVLFHPVKPCFFVATQHNIRIYDLVKQELIKKLLSGSKWISNMAIHPKGDNLLVSTYDKKMLWFDLDLSTKPYQTMRLHKNAVRCVAYHLRYPLFASGGDDHAVIVSHGMVYNDLLQNPLIVPLKKLETHEKVAEFGVLDVVWHPVQPWVFSSAADKTIRLYT, encoded by the exons ATGACTGGAAAACTTAAAGGCGCCAAGCGTAAGGCCTCAGAAATTATTGATGAAAAGAAGAGGCCGCCAAACAAGGCGGAAGAAGTTTCAGAAGAATCCGAAAATGAG AATAATCTGCTGAACGGCGTAAATAATGAGGAAAATGACACCACAGACGATGAAGGCGTTGATGAGCTATTCACTTCCGACGATGACGACGAATTGAGTTTTGTCAGCGACGAGGAAGGCAATTACGAGCATGTTGGGAACATAAGCGACGAGTCTGGCGAAGGATCTGGATCCGAAGTGGATTCCTTGGAAGaaggagaagaggaagaaaGCGATGGAGAGGACGCCGATAGTGAGAGCGAAGAAGCAGAAGAGGAGTCGGATGGGAACGACAACGAAGAAAGCCAAAGGGAGGAAAAAGTCGTgcaaaacttgaaaaatatcaaaatcagcAAACAAAATAAGAAAAAGGAAGCAGCTGGTCCTTCGGAAGCGCCTGCAGTTGATAAAGTTGTGGCCAGGCCTGATAAAAGTGCAGCGAGTACATCGTCCGGGTTCCAGGAGTATGGCGAGGATGATCCGGACACCTCCGACGAAGAGGACATCCGAAACACAGTCGGCAACATTCCCATGCATTGGTACGACGAATACAAGCACATTGGCTACGATTGGGAGGCGAAAAAGATCATCAAGCCGGCCCAGGGTGACCAAATCGATGACTTCCTCAAGAAGATTGAGGATCCTAACTTCTGGCGAACGGTGAAGGACCCACAGACAGGCCAGCAGGTTGTGCTGAGCGAGGCTGACATTGATGTAATCAAGCGAATTAACACGGGCAGAGTCCCGGACGGAAGCTACAATCAATATGAG CCCTGGATCGAATGGTTCACCTCCGAAGTCGAAAAGATGCCCATCAAGAATATCCCCACTCACAAACGATCGTTCCTGCCATCGCAGTCAGACAAAAAGATGGTCTCGCGGATGGTCCACGCTCTCAAGATGGGTTGGATGAAGACTGCTCGCGAATTGaaggaggaaaagaagaaaggaagcgGCCCGTCCTTTTACATGATGTGGGAGACTGACACCGGCCGGGAAGACATTCGCCGCATCCACGATCACGTGGCGGCACCCAAACGTGACCTTCCTGGCCATGCCGAATCATATAATCCTCCTCCAGAGTACCTTTTCGACGACAAAGAAATGAAGGAGTGGGAGAAAATGAAGGATGAGCCACACAAACGAAAGTTGCACTTCCTGCCGCAAAAGTACAGCTCGTTGCGCGAGGTGCCTGCTTATTCGCGCTACGCCCGAGAACGCTTCTTGCGTTGTTTGGATTTGTATTTATGTCCGAGGGCGAAACGAATGAAGCTCAACATCGACGCTGAGTATTTGATACCCAAATTGCCATCTCCGAGGGACTTGCAGCCGTTCCCGATTGTGCAGAGTTTGGTTTACGAAGGACACACGGACATTGTGCGATCGATCAGCGTCGAGCCGAAAGGAGAGTATTTGGTATCTGGTTCAGATGATATGACTGTGAAAA TTTGGGAAATCGCTACCGCTCGCTGCATACGGACGATCCATACCGGAGACATCGTTCGCTGCGTTGCCTGGTGCCCGAACTCTAAGCTTTCTATTATTGCTGTCGCTTCGGGTAATCGCGTCCTTCTAATCAATTCAAAGGTTGGTGATAGTTTGCTGGTGAAAAAGACCGACGATCTCCTGGCGGAGGCGCCACCAAATGATATGCTTGAGTCAGACCGAATTAAAACTGCTGTGCAGTGGGAAACGCCTAAGAAGCAAGAGTACGAGTTAGGAGTTCGTATCGTAATCACGCATTTCAAACCTGTTCGGCAAGTAACGTGGCATGGTCGTGGTGATTATCTAGCAACCGTTATGCCTGAAGGTGCTAATCGCTCAGCGTTGATTCATCAACTGTCGAAGCGACGAACTCAAATTCCATTCTCCAAGAGCAAAGGCCTTATTCAGTGTGTTTTGTTCCATCCTGTTAAGCCATGCTTCTTTGTTGCG ACACAACACAACATCCGTATTTATGATTTAGTCAAACAAGAGCTTATTAAGAAACTGTTGTCTGGTAGTAAATGGATATCAAACATGGCTATCCATCCGAAGGGAGATAATCTTTTAGTTTCTACATATGACAAGAAAATGTTATGGTTTGACTTAGATTTGTCTACGAAGCCTTACCAGACGATGAGATTGCACAAGAATGCAGTCAGGTGTGTGGCTTACCATTTACGGTATCCACTTTTCGCTTCGGGTGGCGACGATCATGCAGTCATTGTTTCGCACGGAATGGTTTATAA TGACTTGCTGCAAAATCCATTAATTGTGCCGCTTAAAAAACTAGAAACACATGAAAAGGTGGCGGAATTTGGAGTTTTAGATGTTGTGTGGCATCCAGTGCAGCCATGGGTATTTTCCTCAGCTGCTGATAAAACTATTAGACTATATACATAA